A DNA window from Porphyromonas gingivalis ATCC 33277 contains the following coding sequences:
- the mazG gene encoding nucleoside triphosphate pyrophosphohydrolase — MHTRAEKLEAFGRLLDVLDTLREQCPWDRKQTNESLRTNTIEEVYELSEALLGECPDDIRKELGDVLLHVAFYAKIGEEKGQFDIASVCHALCDKLIYRHPHIYGNVQVENAAEVVRNWEQLKLREKDGNKSVLSGVPKSLPALVKSYRMQEKAAGVGFDWEQREQVWPKVEEELNEVRGAIVSEDPDAMEAEFGDLLFAVVNAARLYGINPDNALERTNRKFDSRFSYVEQRAKQQGKALRDMTLSEMDALWNEAKQKGF; from the coding sequence GAGAGCAGTGTCCATGGGATCGGAAACAGACGAACGAAAGCCTCCGAACAAATACAATAGAAGAGGTCTATGAACTGAGCGAAGCTCTCTTGGGCGAGTGTCCGGACGACATTCGCAAGGAGCTTGGCGATGTCCTGCTGCACGTAGCTTTCTATGCCAAGATAGGAGAGGAAAAAGGCCAGTTCGATATTGCTTCGGTCTGCCATGCTCTCTGCGACAAGCTGATCTATCGGCATCCTCATATCTATGGCAATGTACAGGTGGAGAATGCTGCCGAAGTGGTACGCAACTGGGAGCAACTCAAACTCCGCGAAAAGGATGGGAACAAGTCCGTCCTCTCCGGCGTGCCGAAGTCTCTCCCTGCTTTGGTGAAGAGCTATCGGATGCAAGAGAAAGCCGCAGGTGTAGGTTTCGACTGGGAGCAACGGGAGCAGGTATGGCCGAAGGTTGAAGAAGAGCTGAACGAAGTCCGAGGGGCTATTGTCAGTGAAGATCCCGATGCCATGGAAGCAGAGTTCGGCGACTTGCTCTTCGCCGTGGTGAATGCCGCTCGTCTCTACGGTATCAATCCGGATAATGCTCTCGAACGTACCAATAGAAAATTCGACAGCCGTTTCTCCTATGTGGAGCAGCGTGCCAAACAGCAGGGCAAAGCTCTCCGAGATATGACTCTTTCGGAGATGGATGCGCTGTGGAATGAGGCAAAACAGAAAGGATTCTAA